The following are from one region of the Dehalococcoidales bacterium genome:
- a CDS encoding DinB family protein, which translates to MRWQQLIVDIYKRMTEEVEHTLDGLTTADLHQRPAPGANSIGWLIWHATRSMDRTIGDAILGEQLWVRDGWHRKFNMPPDPLDTGYGHTDAQVDALKIPDVQTLLDYHRAVMRVMLAAMDKLTEEELDKEYPFSLEPGAKRAFARRILSNVHDIQHVGQAAYVRGLIKGRGWYGR; encoded by the coding sequence TGGAGCATACCCTCGACGGCCTGACCACGGCGGATTTGCATCAACGACCCGCCCCCGGCGCCAACTCCATCGGCTGGCTTATCTGGCACGCCACCCGCAGCATGGACCGCACTATCGGGGACGCTATCCTGGGCGAACAGCTCTGGGTCAGGGACGGCTGGCATCGGAAATTCAATATGCCCCCCGACCCCCTGGACACCGGCTACGGCCACACGGACGCTCAGGTGGACGCTTTGAAAATCCCGGACGTTCAAACCCTCCTGGACTACCACCGCGCTGTCATGCGGGTCATGCTGGCCGCTATGGACAAACTCACGGAAGAGGAGCTGGATAAGGAGTACCCCTTTTCCCTGGAGCCGGGCGCCAAACGGGCTTTTGCCCGCCGCATCCTGTCCAACGTCCATGATATCCAGCACGTGGGCCAGGCGGCCTATGTCCGCGGCTTAATCAAAGGCCGCGGCTGGTACGGACGTTAG